A single window of Streptomyces sp. NBC_00464 DNA harbors:
- a CDS encoding TIGR03620 family F420-dependent LLM class oxidoreductase codes for MSGQRPHLGRIGIWAGELDNCTAAGVREAVTTIEDLGFGTLWFPETAGREAMAQAGILLSQTQRIVVAAGSADIYARDAVTTAAAQRTLEEAFPGRFLLGLWDSHPSLAEDVRGHRFGPPVPTMRAYLDALDAAPFGPPATAASPHRVLAALDPGMLTLAAERAWGANPLGMPVAHTRNARAVLGPTALLSVTQLCVLGPDRSHTTALARTTAAAALPNRRALLRDLGYEDVDSLGDRLVDAIVAHGPAADIARRVHEHLDAGADHVSLHLLTTAPHTPPTRQWQELAAHLLP; via the coding sequence GTGAGCGGCCAGCGGCCCCACCTCGGGCGCATCGGGATCTGGGCAGGCGAACTCGACAACTGCACGGCGGCCGGTGTCCGCGAGGCCGTGACCACGATCGAGGACCTCGGCTTCGGCACCTTATGGTTCCCCGAGACAGCCGGGCGGGAAGCGATGGCACAGGCCGGGATCCTGTTGTCACAGACCCAGCGGATCGTAGTGGCAGCCGGCAGCGCGGACATCTACGCGCGCGACGCGGTGACGACCGCCGCCGCACAGCGCACCCTTGAGGAGGCATTCCCCGGACGCTTCCTGCTCGGCCTGTGGGACAGCCACCCCAGCCTCGCCGAAGATGTCCGCGGCCACCGCTTCGGCCCCCCAGTGCCCACCATGCGTGCCTACCTCGACGCGCTGGACGCCGCCCCGTTCGGGCCGCCCGCCACGGCAGCCTCGCCCCACCGGGTACTCGCAGCCTTGGACCCCGGCATGCTCACACTCGCCGCCGAACGAGCCTGGGGTGCAAACCCGTTGGGCATGCCGGTCGCGCACACCCGCAACGCCAGAGCTGTGCTCGGGCCCACCGCGCTCCTGTCCGTCACCCAGCTGTGCGTGCTGGGCCCGGACCGCTCACACACCACCGCACTGGCCCGCACCACGGCGGCGGCCGCTCTGCCCAACCGTCGCGCTCTGCTGCGCGACCTGGGATACGAGGACGTGGACTCGCTCGGCGACCGACTCGTCGACGCGATCGTGGCCCACGGCCCCGCCGCGGACATCGCCCGCCGCGTCCACGAGCACCTTGACGCCGGGGCCGACCACGTCAGCCTCCACCTCCTCACCACCGCACCCCACACCCCGCCCACGCGGCAGTGGCAGGAGCTCGCAGCACACCTCCTGCCATGA
- a CDS encoding MarR family winged helix-turn-helix transcriptional regulator, whose translation MPRPTRFFQDVDHVAAELVSCLPALARAVERQIGPHVEHPKPSEAQIALLRHVEANDGATVRRAAEALLMKPNNVSALVTQLTEQGLLERRPDPADKRIAHLHLTSTSRQQLTEVQNLMSGLVAGALQTMTEGELDALGSALGALHALNDRLHPLSH comes from the coding sequence ATGCCCCGCCCCACCAGGTTCTTCCAGGACGTCGACCACGTAGCCGCCGAGCTCGTGTCGTGCCTGCCCGCGCTGGCCCGGGCCGTGGAGCGGCAGATCGGTCCGCACGTCGAGCACCCCAAGCCGTCCGAGGCGCAGATCGCCCTGCTCCGTCACGTCGAGGCCAACGACGGAGCGACGGTGCGCAGGGCGGCCGAAGCCCTGCTGATGAAGCCGAACAACGTGAGCGCGCTGGTGACTCAGCTGACCGAACAGGGCCTGCTGGAGCGCCGGCCGGACCCTGCCGACAAGCGCATCGCTCACCTGCACCTCACCTCGACCTCGCGGCAGCAGCTCACCGAGGTCCAGAACCTGATGAGCGGCCTGGTCGCCGGGGCGCTCCAGACCATGACCGAAGGTGAACTGGACGCTCTCGGCTCGGCACTGGGCGCGCTGCACGCGCTCAACGACCGCCTGCATCCCCTCAGTCACTGA
- a CDS encoding IS5 family transposase, producing the protein MPVVPSSLFEPLWEQFSALLPERPEFDPSHPLGCHRRRVPDRMVFKLVVEALVHGSGYERVATADCSDWTIRNRLKQWSNLGLAHELHRIALTAYDKMIGLELSELSVDGCHTKAPCKGDKAGPSPVDRAKQGLKRSTLVDGAGIPLGLASAGANRHDSVLLEPTIDAAGRQVGSLPTNATVHLDSAYDGKPSRRILDDHGLIGEIARVPAPIQVGRRWVVERTQSWMNGYGKIRRCFERDGRVIDFYLYLAAAFVTVRALIRRARKLYRWPSRPTARRLG; encoded by the coding sequence TTGCCTGTTGTGCCGTCATCTCTCTTTGAGCCTCTCTGGGAGCAGTTCTCGGCTCTCCTGCCCGAGCGACCCGAGTTCGACCCCTCCCATCCACTGGGCTGTCACCGTCGACGCGTGCCAGACAGGATGGTGTTCAAGTTGGTCGTCGAAGCATTGGTACACGGCTCCGGCTACGAACGAGTCGCCACCGCCGACTGCTCGGACTGGACCATCCGCAACAGGCTCAAGCAGTGGAGCAACCTGGGACTGGCACACGAACTGCATCGCATCGCACTGACCGCGTACGACAAGATGATCGGCCTAGAGCTGTCCGAGTTATCCGTCGACGGCTGTCACACCAAGGCCCCATGCAAGGGCGACAAGGCAGGGCCATCGCCAGTCGACCGGGCCAAACAAGGGCTCAAGAGGTCCACCCTGGTCGACGGCGCCGGAATACCGCTCGGGCTGGCCTCAGCCGGCGCCAACCGACACGACTCCGTCCTACTCGAACCGACCATCGACGCAGCCGGGCGCCAGGTCGGGAGCCTACCCACCAATGCCACCGTGCATCTCGACTCCGCCTACGACGGCAAGCCCAGCCGTCGGATCCTCGACGACCACGGCCTCATCGGCGAGATCGCCCGCGTTCCCGCTCCGATCCAGGTCGGCAGGCGCTGGGTGGTGGAACGCACCCAATCGTGGATGAACGGCTACGGAAAAATCCGCCGCTGCTTCGAACGCGACGGCCGTGTCATCGACTTCTACCTGTACCTCGCCGCCGCGTTCGTCACCGTGCGCGCCTTGATTCGACGTGCAAGAAAGCTCTACCGGTGGCCGAGCCGCCCAACTGCACGTCGACTGGGGTAA
- a CDS encoding NmrA/HSCARG family protein translates to MTDKTIVVTGATGLQGRAVTRHLLDGGWQVRALTRNPEGAPAKALASAGAQIIRAAMEDIASLVDAAEGAYGLFSVQPTVGSPGTAPDFSAEDEVRWGMNIAEAAQIANIRHLVFSSIAGADRHDSETLPQNLISKWRIEQHLTKLGLPATILRPVSFMENYTGEYALQGGSLVSGLALDVALQIMAVDDVGVVTALAFSRPQEWIGRATALAGDELTPVQIAAHIEAAINRPLPYAQIPMETIRAVNEEFAFAHEWLGERGYRADITATRRIHPAAMDFPTWLQRTGAAQITAFLDTQSAQGRDA, encoded by the coding sequence TTGACGGACAAGACCATCGTGGTGACAGGCGCGACCGGCCTGCAGGGCCGGGCGGTGACCAGGCATTTGCTCGACGGTGGCTGGCAGGTGCGCGCGCTCACGCGCAATCCGGAGGGGGCGCCGGCAAAGGCCCTGGCGAGCGCCGGAGCGCAGATCATACGCGCGGCAATGGAGGACATCGCCTCTCTCGTCGACGCCGCCGAAGGCGCCTACGGCCTGTTCAGCGTCCAGCCCACGGTGGGTTCCCCCGGCACGGCTCCCGACTTCTCCGCCGAGGACGAGGTCCGCTGGGGAATGAACATTGCCGAGGCCGCCCAAATCGCCAACATCAGGCACCTCGTCTTCAGTTCGATCGCCGGCGCGGACCGCCATGACAGTGAGACATTGCCGCAGAACCTGATCAGCAAGTGGCGGATCGAACAGCACCTCACGAAGCTCGGCCTGCCCGCCACGATTCTGCGACCGGTCTCCTTCATGGAGAACTACACCGGTGAATACGCCCTCCAAGGCGGCAGCCTGGTCTCCGGCCTCGCCCTGGACGTTGCGCTGCAGATCATGGCTGTGGACGACGTCGGCGTCGTCACCGCACTCGCCTTCTCCCGGCCCCAGGAGTGGATCGGGCGCGCGACAGCCCTGGCCGGCGACGAACTGACCCCGGTCCAGATCGCCGCGCACATCGAAGCGGCCATCAATCGCCCGCTTCCGTACGCCCAGATCCCGATGGAAACGATCCGCGCTGTCAACGAGGAGTTCGCGTTCGCCCACGAGTGGCTGGGCGAACGCGGCTACCGCGCCGACATCACCGCCACACGACGGATCCACCCCGCTGCGATGGACTTCCCCACCTGGCTGCAGCGAACCGGTGCAGCCCAGATCACGGCGTTCCTGGACACCCAGAGCGCACAGGGGCGTGACGCGTGA
- a CDS encoding TetR/AcrR family transcriptional regulator: MPQDATAPSSPRRPMRADARRNYDRILAAAGAAIAQHGAEASLEEIARHAQVGSATLHRHFPSRQALLEAVFRDRVEALCTKAHDLAAEPDAGAALVSWLHAVGAHAVTNKGLGASLMPGADAGDPTFGDTCHMMIVNAGSELLTRAHHAHAVRSDVTITQLLKLVGAIALATELDSDGAAETERLLTLVIDGVCPPGIGRGRSFDTPREDW; the protein is encoded by the coding sequence GTGCCCCAAGACGCCACAGCGCCGTCCTCGCCCAGGCGGCCCATGCGAGCCGACGCGCGGCGTAACTACGACCGGATCCTGGCCGCCGCCGGGGCCGCTATTGCCCAGCACGGCGCCGAAGCCTCCCTGGAGGAGATCGCCCGACACGCCCAGGTCGGCTCAGCCACACTGCACCGCCACTTCCCTTCCCGGCAGGCGCTGCTGGAGGCCGTCTTCAGAGACCGGGTTGAGGCCCTGTGCACCAAGGCGCACGACCTGGCCGCCGAGCCCGACGCGGGCGCCGCGCTCGTCAGCTGGCTCCACGCCGTGGGCGCACACGCCGTCACCAACAAGGGCCTGGGGGCATCCCTGATGCCCGGCGCCGACGCCGGCGATCCGACGTTCGGGGACACCTGCCACATGATGATCGTGAACGCCGGCAGCGAACTACTCACGCGCGCTCACCACGCGCACGCCGTACGCTCCGACGTCACCATCACCCAGCTGCTCAAACTCGTTGGAGCCATCGCGCTGGCCACCGAACTTGACAGCGACGGCGCCGCCGAGACCGAACGCCTCCTGACGCTCGTCATCGACGGGGTGTGCCCACCGGGGATAGGGCGGGGGCGATCATTCGACACGCCAAGGGAGGACTGGTAG
- a CDS encoding glycoside hydrolase family 3 protein gives MNRRTFLSAAVLTALASGIAPAASAPRRTADTAPDSRAVALLARMTAAQKEALVRCDFAALSTLGIPALTMVDASAGLRGETGVTAFPVPLAQAATFDADLAGRLGTALGTEGRAKGYNNLLGPTVDTARTWHFGRQAEGMGEDPLLAGTLGAALTRGIQEQHVVATVKHFSAYTQEVNRFFVDAQLSDRALHEIYHAAFERIIATVPVTSVMMAYPKINGTFATQSPALFNDLKKTIGLEGYTVPDFWAGDDPVGAVRAGMDLGGLGPGGVKIPVGGLVDGSVPTARLDDAALRILNTMYANGLFDHPVPAPAADVSTQAHKDLAHALAVNSAVLLTNRDQALPLTSTIKSLAVIGPAGDTALTGVSGSSYVTPGAWVTPLAAIKDRAGAGVAVTYREGSVGDIPLTAVPATVLRTASGAAGLTGSFYAAAEPSGTPVATQVSAGVDFTSAPAAGLPAVWSARWSGTLTPTTTGLHRFSLLPSGTTKLVINGKTVISGTRHSRRFFLGPYDYPLQGAIDLTAGKAVSVSIEYSNSTADTGTCGLTLGWQPKTLIPDAAAAARACDAAVVIVNRVAGEDMDHGSLDLPGDQNKLIADIAAANPRTIVVLNTDGPVAMPWINDVEAVVQLWYAGRATGTALAAILFGDADPSGRLPVTFPVTASQGPGATLATYPGNGPTVSHSEGHLVGYRYYDAKNQSPLFPFGHGLSYTTFNLGSLETSYNTATKTLTAAVTLTNSGSRAGTEVVQLYAGLPAGAQAEPRRLIGFRKVTLAPGASTRITFSVSARDLSAWTAGAWKLTPGSYTVHAGRSSRSLAVQRVVTIS, from the coding sequence ATGAATCGTCGTACGTTTCTCTCCGCCGCCGTCCTGACCGCTCTGGCTTCCGGCATCGCGCCGGCCGCTTCCGCGCCCCGTCGCACCGCGGATACAGCCCCCGACAGCAGGGCCGTCGCCCTGCTGGCGAGGATGACCGCCGCACAGAAGGAGGCCCTCGTCCGCTGCGACTTCGCGGCCCTGAGCACTCTCGGAATCCCGGCCCTGACCATGGTGGACGCCTCGGCAGGACTGCGTGGGGAGACCGGCGTCACCGCCTTCCCCGTCCCCCTGGCCCAGGCCGCGACATTCGATGCCGACCTCGCCGGCCGGCTCGGCACGGCACTGGGCACCGAAGGACGGGCCAAGGGTTACAACAACCTTCTCGGCCCTACCGTCGACACCGCCCGCACCTGGCACTTCGGCCGGCAGGCCGAGGGCATGGGTGAGGACCCTCTCCTGGCTGGGACCCTGGGCGCAGCGCTCACCCGAGGCATACAGGAACAACATGTCGTCGCCACCGTCAAGCACTTCAGTGCGTACACCCAGGAAGTCAACCGCTTCTTCGTCGACGCGCAGCTCTCCGACCGGGCCCTGCACGAGATCTACCACGCCGCTTTCGAGCGCATCATCGCCACCGTGCCCGTCACCTCGGTGATGATGGCCTACCCCAAGATCAACGGTACGTTCGCCACGCAGAGCCCCGCGCTGTTCAACGACCTCAAGAAGACCATCGGTCTGGAGGGCTACACCGTCCCCGACTTCTGGGCCGGCGATGATCCTGTGGGAGCCGTCAGGGCAGGCATGGACCTCGGCGGTCTCGGCCCCGGTGGCGTGAAGATACCTGTCGGCGGCCTCGTCGATGGCAGCGTCCCCACGGCCCGCCTGGACGACGCGGCCCTGCGCATCCTCAACACCATGTACGCCAACGGCCTGTTCGACCACCCCGTACCGGCGCCCGCCGCGGACGTCAGCACCCAGGCCCATAAGGACCTCGCTCATGCCCTCGCCGTCAACTCCGCGGTCCTGCTCACGAACCGCGACCAAGCCCTCCCGCTGACCTCCACCATCAAGTCGCTCGCGGTCATCGGCCCCGCGGGCGACACCGCCCTGACAGGAGTCTCCGGCTCCAGCTACGTCACCCCTGGTGCCTGGGTCACCCCGCTGGCGGCCATCAAGGACCGCGCCGGCGCCGGGGTCGCCGTCACCTACCGCGAGGGATCCGTCGGAGACATCCCCCTCACCGCCGTCCCGGCGACGGTGCTGCGCACGGCCTCTGGTGCGGCAGGGCTCACCGGTAGCTTCTACGCCGCAGCCGAACCGTCCGGTACTCCCGTCGCCACACAGGTCAGTGCCGGTGTCGATTTCACCAGTGCGCCCGCGGCCGGTCTGCCCGCCGTGTGGTCGGCCCGCTGGAGTGGCACCCTCACGCCGACCACCACCGGCCTGCACCGTTTCTCGCTGCTGCCCTCAGGTACCACCAAGCTCGTCATCAACGGCAAGACGGTCATCTCCGGCACCCGGCACAGCCGCCGGTTCTTCCTCGGGCCGTACGACTATCCGCTCCAGGGCGCCATCGATCTCACCGCCGGGAAGGCGGTGAGTGTCAGCATCGAATACAGCAACAGCACCGCCGATACCGGCACCTGCGGTCTCACCCTCGGCTGGCAGCCGAAAACCCTCATACCCGACGCGGCAGCCGCAGCACGGGCCTGCGACGCCGCGGTCGTCATCGTGAACCGGGTCGCGGGCGAGGACATGGACCACGGTTCCCTCGACCTGCCGGGCGACCAGAACAAGCTCATCGCCGACATCGCAGCAGCCAACCCCCGCACCATCGTCGTCCTGAACACCGACGGCCCCGTCGCCATGCCGTGGATCAACGATGTCGAAGCGGTCGTCCAGCTCTGGTATGCGGGACGCGCCACCGGAACGGCCCTCGCCGCCATCCTCTTCGGCGACGCCGACCCTTCGGGCCGTCTTCCGGTCACGTTCCCCGTCACGGCGTCCCAGGGACCCGGGGCGACACTGGCCACCTACCCGGGCAATGGCCCCACTGTCTCCCACAGCGAGGGGCACCTGGTCGGCTACCGCTACTACGACGCGAAGAACCAGAGCCCGCTGTTCCCCTTCGGCCACGGCCTCTCCTACACCACCTTCAACCTCGGCTCCCTGGAAACGTCCTACAACACAGCCACCAAGACGCTCACTGCCGCCGTCACCCTCACCAACTCGGGTTCCCGCGCAGGTACCGAAGTCGTGCAGCTCTACGCGGGGCTGCCTGCCGGCGCCCAGGCCGAGCCACGGCGACTGATCGGCTTCCGCAAGGTCACGCTCGCTCCCGGTGCCAGCACTCGGATCACCTTCAGCGTTTCTGCCCGCGACCTGTCGGCGTGGACTGCCGGCGCCTGGAAACTCACCCCCGGCTCCTACACAGTCCACGCCGGCCGGTCCTCGCGAAGCCTGGCTGTACAGCGGGTTGTCACCATCAGCTGA
- a CDS encoding MFS transporter codes for MPSDVLNSPAPPARPVREDQPRGRRANPWLTLVAVAFGLFMVGLDGSVVSIANPEIGRDLNASTADLQWVTNSYLLALAAALILGGKLGDRFGRRTFYLVGVAGFTVASVAIGLSGSIEGVIAFRALQGFFGALLMPNTLGMLRAVFPPKKFGMAVGIWAMVSSVSTALGPIVGGLLVEHVNWESVFYINAPIGVIALVFSIIVLPQSRNTSAADEKFDIPGVVLLALGLLAVIFGVVKGETWGWTSAGTLGTIIVGVLILLLFGRYETRIAHPLLPMRLFRNPALTIGTVITALNFFVLLGMIFFVMLYLQNVRGFTPVQAGVRTLPLSLASVVASPLGAALTQKFGPRLTMPLGMTLQAAACFAMLGWGADSSYTAMWPPFIALGLGVGMVMASSSDAIVGNAPVKDGGVAGGLQATALQIGGALGTSVLISLISSRVGSTLTGELTSSGVPADAAHGLSEAKDAVAMGVAPVSDGMPAQLRSAVVEGSHHAFMNGVHTAVLVSGLLCLLGALLAVVGVRRSPEATGH; via the coding sequence ATGCCCTCCGACGTCCTGAACTCCCCGGCTCCGCCTGCACGTCCGGTCCGTGAGGACCAGCCGCGCGGCCGCCGCGCGAACCCGTGGCTGACACTCGTCGCCGTCGCCTTCGGCCTCTTCATGGTCGGCCTCGACGGCTCGGTCGTCTCGATCGCCAACCCGGAGATCGGCCGGGACCTCAACGCCTCCACGGCCGACCTCCAGTGGGTCACCAACAGCTACCTGCTCGCCCTCGCCGCCGCGCTGATCCTCGGCGGAAAGCTCGGCGACCGTTTCGGCCGCCGCACCTTCTATCTCGTAGGAGTCGCGGGCTTCACCGTCGCCTCCGTGGCCATCGGCCTCTCCGGATCCATCGAAGGAGTCATCGCGTTCCGCGCGCTCCAGGGCTTCTTCGGCGCACTGCTGATGCCCAACACCCTGGGCATGCTGCGGGCCGTCTTCCCACCGAAGAAGTTCGGCATGGCGGTCGGCATCTGGGCCATGGTGTCCTCCGTCTCCACCGCTCTCGGTCCAATCGTGGGCGGCCTGCTCGTCGAGCACGTCAACTGGGAGTCGGTCTTCTACATCAACGCGCCCATCGGCGTCATCGCGCTCGTCTTCAGCATCATCGTGCTGCCGCAGAGCAGGAACACCAGCGCCGCGGATGAGAAGTTCGACATCCCGGGCGTCGTCCTGCTGGCGCTCGGCCTTCTCGCGGTTATCTTCGGCGTCGTCAAGGGCGAGACCTGGGGCTGGACTTCGGCCGGCACACTGGGGACCATCATCGTCGGCGTGCTGATCCTGCTGCTGTTCGGCCGGTACGAGACACGAATCGCGCACCCACTGCTGCCCATGCGTCTGTTCCGGAACCCGGCGCTGACCATCGGCACCGTCATCACCGCGCTGAACTTCTTCGTTCTGCTCGGCATGATCTTCTTCGTGATGCTGTACCTGCAGAACGTGCGGGGCTTCACTCCTGTCCAGGCCGGTGTCCGCACCCTGCCGCTGAGCCTCGCTTCGGTCGTGGCATCACCCCTGGGCGCCGCGCTCACCCAGAAGTTCGGCCCCCGACTCACGATGCCGCTGGGTATGACCCTCCAGGCAGCAGCCTGCTTCGCGATGCTCGGGTGGGGTGCGGACTCGTCCTACACCGCGATGTGGCCCCCGTTCATCGCGCTCGGACTGGGCGTCGGCATGGTGATGGCGTCGTCCTCCGACGCGATCGTCGGGAACGCACCCGTCAAGGACGGCGGGGTCGCCGGCGGCCTCCAGGCGACGGCGCTGCAGATAGGCGGCGCGCTGGGCACGTCCGTCCTGATCTCCCTGATCAGCAGCCGCGTCGGCTCGACCCTGACCGGCGAGCTGACCTCGTCAGGGGTGCCCGCCGATGCCGCCCACGGGCTGAGCGAGGCGAAGGACGCCGTGGCAATGGGCGTCGCGCCGGTCTCCGACGGGATGCCGGCACAGCTCAGGTCCGCGGTCGTCGAGGGGAGCCACCACGCCTTCATGAACGGCGTACACACCGCCGTGCTCGTCTCGGGCCTGCTGTGCCTGCTGGGTGCCCTGCTCGCCGTGGTCGGTGTACGGCGCAGCCCCGAGGCGACCGGTCACTGA
- a CDS encoding NAD(P)-binding domain-containing protein — protein sequence MTETGVPFRTKSFTRKIGILGTGDIGKTLTRRLRAAGHEV from the coding sequence ATGACCGAAACCGGGGTTCCGTTCCGGACAAAGAGTTTCACCAGGAAGATCGGCATTCTCGGCACTGGGGACATCGGCAAGACGTTGACCAGGCGGTTGCGCGCGGCCGGGCACGAGGTGTAG
- a CDS encoding Dps family protein, translated as MTTSSKPVSSSQPRLHQKGAVIQEFGTVKQFPIGLSYEARMYSCQRLNKALADTQILYGLYKKHHWLMRGATFYQLHLVLDKHAGEQLELIDTIAERVQSLGGVAVGDARHVAELTSIPRPPDGVEEVPAMLARLLEAHEAILIDAHDAAARTIELGDDGTNDLLVSQVIRTGELQTWFLAEHLVDTPLVRA; from the coding sequence ATGACCACCAGTTCCAAGCCCGTGAGCAGCAGCCAGCCACGGCTGCACCAGAAGGGCGCGGTGATCCAGGAGTTCGGCACCGTCAAGCAGTTCCCGATCGGCCTGTCCTACGAGGCGCGGATGTACTCCTGCCAGCGCCTGAACAAGGCCCTGGCGGACACGCAAATCCTCTACGGGCTCTACAAGAAGCATCACTGGCTGATGCGCGGCGCGACCTTCTATCAACTGCACCTGGTCCTGGACAAGCACGCAGGGGAGCAGCTCGAACTCATCGACACCATCGCCGAACGCGTCCAGTCCCTGGGCGGAGTCGCGGTGGGCGATGCCAGGCATGTCGCGGAGCTCACATCGATCCCTCGGCCCCCGGACGGGGTGGAGGAGGTGCCCGCCATGCTGGCACGGCTGCTGGAGGCTCACGAGGCCATCCTCATCGACGCGCACGACGCCGCAGCCCGGACCATCGAGCTGGGTGACGACGGCACGAACGACCTGCTGGTCTCACAGGTGATCAGGACCGGGGAGCTGCAGACGTGGTTCCTCGCCGAGCATCTGGTCGACACCCCACTGGTCCGCGCCTGA